From a region of the Cucumis sativus cultivar 9930 chromosome 6, Cucumber_9930_V3, whole genome shotgun sequence genome:
- the GRX3 gene encoding monothiol glutaredoxin-S2-like, translating to METVNKLVSDRPVVVFSKNSCCMSHSIKTLLCDFGVNPTVYELDELPRGKEIEQALLRIGCNPAVPAVFIGGELVGGANEVMSLHLKRNLIPMLRKAGALWV from the coding sequence ATGGAGACTGTCAACAAGTTGGTTTCTGATAGGCCGGTGGTAGTTTTCAGCAAGAATAGTTGCTGTATGAGCCACTCTATCAAGACACTCTTGTGTGATTTCGGAGTTAACCCGACGGTGTACGAGCTTGATGAGCTTCCCAGAGGGAAAGAGATAGAGCAAGCTCTTCTTCGGATTGGCTGTAATCCTGCCGTACCTGCCGTGTTCATTGGTGGGGAACTGGTCGGTGGTGCTAACGAAGTCATGAGTCTTCATCTTAAGCGAAACCTGATCCCAATGCTTAGGAAGGCCGGTGCTCTATGGGTTTAA
- the LOC101221729 gene encoding monothiol glutaredoxin-S10, translating to MDLVAKMAAKKAVVIFSKSTCCMCHAIERLFYDQGASPEIHELDRESKGKEMESALSKTLGGCSPTVPVVFIGGKLIGSANTVMTLHLNGSLKKLLKEAGAIWL from the coding sequence atggacTTGGTAGCAAAAATGGCTGCAAAGAAAGCGGTAGTGATCTTTAGCAAGAGTACATGTTGCATGTGTCATGCAATCGAAAGGTTGTTCTACGATCAAGGAGCGAGTCCGGAGATTCACGAGCTCGATCGGGAGTCGAAAGGGAAGGAAATGGAGTCTGCCCTCTCGAAGACGTTGGGGGGTTGCAGCCCAACCGTGCCAGTTGTGTTCATCGGTGGAAAGCTTATCGGATCCGCCAACACTGTCATGACTCTTCATCTCAATGGTTCCctaaaaaaattgctaaaGGAAGCAGGAGCTATATGGCTTTGA
- the LOC101221495 gene encoding ISWI chromatin-remodeling complex ATPase CHR11 isoform X2 codes for MAKPSKRQASSDEAMSNGTSSSEEEEQTNDQINEEEDEEELEAVARSAGSDEDEAADDSDNDGSPVENGEEEDGSNDGQDDKTDIGRREKARLREMQQMKKQKIQDMLDAQNAAIDADMNNKGKGRLKYLLQQTEIFAHFAKGEHSSSQKKTKGRGRHASKLTEEEEDEEYLKEEEDGLSGTGNTRLLSQPSCIQGKMRDYQLAGLNWLIRLYENGINGILADEMGLGKTLQTISLLGYLHEYRGITGPHMVVAPKSTLGNWMNEIRRFCPVLRAVKFLGNPDERRDIRENLLVAGKFDVCVTSFEMAIKEKSCLRRFSWRYIIIDEAHRIKNENSLLSKTMRLYNTNYRLLITGTPLQNNLHELWSLLNFLLPEIFSSAETFDEWFQISGENDQQEVVQQLHKVLRPFLLRRLKSDVEKGLPPKKETILKVGMSQMQKQYYRALLQKDLEVVNAGGERKRLLNIAMQLRKCCNHPYLFQGAEPGPPYTTGDHLITSAGKMVLLDKLLPKLKERDSRVLIFSQMTRLLDILEDYLMFRGYYYCRIDGNTGGEDRDASIDAFNKPGSEKFVFLLSTRAGGLGINLATADVVILYDSDWNPQVDLQAQDRAHRIGQKKEVQVFRFCTEYTIEEKVIERAYKKLALDALVIQQGRLAEQKTVNKDELLQMVRFGAEMVFSSKDSTITEEDIDRIIAKGEAATAELDAKMKKFTEDAIKFKMDETAELYDFDDEKDENKFDFKKIVSENWIEPPKRERKRNYSESEYFKQTMRQGGPTKPKEPRIPRMPQLHDFQFFNTQRLSELYEKEVRYLMQTHQKNQLKDTIDVEEPEVGDPLTAEELEEKERLLEEGFSSWSRRDFNTFIRACEKYGRNDIKSIASEMEGKTEEEVERYAKVFKERYKELNDYDRIIKNIERGEARISRKDEIMKAIGKKLDRYKNPWLELKIQYGQNKGKLYNEECDRFMICMVHKLGYGNWDELKAAFRTSPLFRFDWFIKSRTTQELARRCDTLIRLVEKENQEHDERERQARKEKKLAKSMTPSKRSLARQTESPTNIKKRKQLSMDDYVNSGKRRK; via the exons ATGGCGAAACCCTCGAAGCGACAGGCCTCTTCCGATGAAGCCATGTCCAATGGCACTAGCTCGTCGGAGGAAGAGGAGCAAACTAACGACCAGATCAATGAGGAGGAAGACGAGGAGGAGCTCGAAGCGGTCGCTCGCTCGGCAGGCTCCGACGAAGATGAAGCTGCCGACGATTCTGATAACGATGGATCACCTGTCGAAAATGGCGAGGAAGag GATGGAAGTAACGACGGCCAAGATGATAAAACTGATATTGGGCGGCGTGAAAAGGCCAGACTAAGAGAAATGCAACAAATGAAGAAGCAGAAGATTCAGGATATGTTAGATGCACAAAATGCTGCTATTGATGCTGATATG AATAACAAGGGGAAAGGACGCTTGAAGTATCTTCTGCAACAAACTGAGATATTTGCTCATTTTGCTAAAGGCGAGCATTCTTCTTCCCAGAAGAAAACGAAGGGAAG GGGTCGCCATGCATCAAAACtaactgaagaagaagaagatgaagaatatCTTAAAGAGGAAGAAGACGGTCTATCTGGAACTGGGAACACTCGTTTACTTTCACAACCATCTT GTATCCAGGGGAAAATGAGAGATTATCAACTAGCTGGATTAAACTGGCTCATTCGGCTATATGAGAATGGCATAAATGGAATCCTTGCTGATGAGATG GGGCTGGGCAAGACATTACAAACCATCTCCTTGTTGGGCTATCTACATGAGTACCGAGGCATAACAGGTCCCCATATGGTAGTTGCTCCAAAATCTACTCTGGGAAATTGGATGAATGAAATTCGTCGATTTTGCCCTGTCTTGCGTGCTGTAAAGTTTCTTGGAAATCCTGATGAAAGG AGGGATATACGGGAAAATTTACTTGTTGCTGGGAAATTTGATGTATGTGTTACCAGTTTTGAAATGGCCATTAAGGAGAAGTCTTGCTTGCGCCGGTTTAGTTGGCGCTACATTATTATTGATGAAGCCCATCGAATTAAGAATGAGAATTCTCTCCTTTCAAAGACAATGAGGCTTTATAACACCAACTACCGTCTTCTAATCACTGGCACACCTCTTCAG AACAATCTTCATGAACTGTGGTCTCTCCTCAATTTCCTTTTGCCTGAAATATTTAGTTCAGCTGAGACTTTTGATGAATGGTTTCAAATTTCTGGGGAAAATGATCAGCAGGAGGTGGTTCAACAACTTCACAAG GTCCTTCGGCCATTTCTTCTTCGGAGGTTGAAATCAGATGTAGAGAAAGGTTTACCTCCAAAAAAGGAAACGATACTCAAAGTAGGCATGTCGCAAATGCAAAAACAGTACTATCGTGCTTTGCTGCAGAAGGATCTTGAAGTTGTTAATGCCGGTGGTGAGCGTAAACGGCTGCTTAATATAGCAATGCAGCTCCGGAAATGCTGTAATCACCCATATTTGTTTCAAGGTGCTGAACCTGGGCCTCCTTACACCACAGGGGACCATCTTATTACTAGTGCTG GTAAAATGGTTCTTTTGGACAAGTTGCTTCCTAAACTGAAAGAGCGTGATTCTAGAGTCCTAATATTTTCGcag ATGACAAGGCTGTTAGATATTCTTGAAGATTATTTAATGTTTCGTGGATACTATTATTGTCGAATTGATGGTAACACTGGTGGTGAAGATCGTGATGCATCCATTGATGCCTTCAACAAGCCTGGAAGtgaaaaatttgttttcttattatcAACCAGAGCTGGAGGTCTTGGTATTAATCTTGCTACTGCAGATGTAGTTATTCTTTATGACAGTGACTG GAATCCTCAAGTTGATCTGCAAGCACAAGATCGTGCTCACAGGATTGGTCAGAAGAAGGAAGTTCAAGTGTTCCGGTTTTGCACTGAG TATACCATTGAGGAAAAAGTGATAGAAAGGGCTTACAAGAAACTTGCCCTCGATGCTTTGGTGATTCAACAAGGACGTTTAGCGGAGCAGAAAA CTGTCAACAAGGATGAGCTACTTCAAATGGTGAGGTTTGGTGCTGAGATGGTTTTCAGTTCCAAAGATAGCACCATCACAGAAGAGGACATTGACAGAATCATTGCAAAGGGAGAAGCAGCAACAGCAGAGCTTGATgcaaagatgaagaaatttaCTGAAGATgccattaaatttaaaatggatGAAA CTGCTGAATTGTACGATTTTGATGATGAAAAG GACGAGAATAAATTTGACTTCAAGAAAATTGTCAGTGAAAATTGGATTGAACCACCTAAAAGAGAACGGAAGCGGAA TTACTCAGAATCAGAATACTTTAAGCAAACGATGCGGCAGGGTGGTccaacaaaaccaaaagagcCAAGGATACCTCGCATGCCTCAGTT GCACGATTTCCAGTTTTTCAACACACAAAGGTTGAGTGAACTCTATGAAAAAGAAGTGCGGTATCTCATG CAAACACATCAAAAGAACCAGTTGAAAGACACAATAGATGTCGAAGAGCCTGAAG TGGGCGATCCCTTGACTGCTGAAGAGCTAGAGGAGAAGGAGCGACTCTTAGAGGAA GGATTTTCTTCATGGAGTCGCAGAGATTTCAATACATTTATTAGGGCTTGTGAGAAATATGGGCGAAATGATATAAAAAGTATTGCTTCtgagatggaaggaaaaacGGAAGAAGAAGTTGAGAGATATGCAAAGGTCTTTAAGGAGAGATACAAAGAGTTAAATG ATTATGATAGAATCATCAAAAACATAGAAAGAGGGGAAGCAAGAATTTCTCGTAAAGACGAAATAATGAAAGCCATTGGGAAGAAACTGGATCGCTACAAAAATCCATGGCTGGAGCTCAAGATCCAGTATGGCCAGAATAAAGGGAAGTTATATAACGAAGAATGTGATCGTTTCATG ATATGCATGGTTCACAAGCTTGGTTACGGAAACTGGGACGAACTGAAGGCAGCATTTCGAACGTCACCCTTGTTTCGATTTGATTGGTTTATCAAGTCACGAACGACACAAGAACTTGCAAGGAGGTGTGATACCCTAATCCGATTAGTGGAGAAAGAAAACCAGGAGCATGACGAAAGGGAGAGACAGGCCCGTAAAGAAAAGAAGCTCGCGAAG AGTATGACACCATCAAAACGTTCCTTAGCAAGGCAAACCGAGAGCCCAACTAATATAAAGAAGCGGAAGCAATTATCAATGGATGATTATGTAAACTCC GGAAAACGAAGGAAGTAA
- the LOC101221495 gene encoding ISWI chromatin-remodeling complex ATPase CHR11 isoform X1 yields MAKPSKRQASSDEAMSNGTSSSEEEEQTNDQINEEEDEEELEAVARSAGSDEDEAADDSDNDGSPVENGEEEDGSNDGQDDKTDIGRREKARLREMQQMKKQKIQDMLDAQNAAIDADMNNKGKGRLKYLLQQTEIFAHFAKGEHSSSQKKTKGRGRHASKLTEEEEDEEYLKEEEDGLSGTGNTRLLSQPSCIQGKMRDYQLAGLNWLIRLYENGINGILADEMGLGKTLQTISLLGYLHEYRGITGPHMVVAPKSTLGNWMNEIRRFCPVLRAVKFLGNPDERRDIRENLLVAGKFDVCVTSFEMAIKEKSCLRRFSWRYIIIDEAHRIKNENSLLSKTMRLYNTNYRLLITGTPLQNNLHELWSLLNFLLPEIFSSAETFDEWFQISGENDQQEVVQQLHKVLRPFLLRRLKSDVEKGLPPKKETILKVGMSQMQKQYYRALLQKDLEVVNAGGERKRLLNIAMQLRKCCNHPYLFQGAEPGPPYTTGDHLITSAGKMVLLDKLLPKLKERDSRVLIFSQMTRLLDILEDYLMFRGYYYCRIDGNTGGEDRDASIDAFNKPGSEKFVFLLSTRAGGLGINLATADVVILYDSDWNPQVDLQAQDRAHRIGQKKEVQVFRFCTEYTIEEKVIERAYKKLALDALVIQQGRLAEQKTVNKDELLQMVRFGAEMVFSSKDSTITEEDIDRIIAKGEAATAELDAKMKKFTEDAIKFKMDETAELYDFDDEKDENKFDFKKIVSENWIEPPKRERKRNYSESEYFKQTMRQGGPTKPKEPRIPRMPQLHDFQFFNTQRLSELYEKEVRYLMQTHQKNQLKDTIDVEEPEEVGDPLTAEELEEKERLLEEGFSSWSRRDFNTFIRACEKYGRNDIKSIASEMEGKTEEEVERYAKVFKERYKELNDYDRIIKNIERGEARISRKDEIMKAIGKKLDRYKNPWLELKIQYGQNKGKLYNEECDRFMICMVHKLGYGNWDELKAAFRTSPLFRFDWFIKSRTTQELARRCDTLIRLVEKENQEHDERERQARKEKKLAKSMTPSKRSLARQTESPTNIKKRKQLSMDDYVNSGKRRK; encoded by the exons ATGGCGAAACCCTCGAAGCGACAGGCCTCTTCCGATGAAGCCATGTCCAATGGCACTAGCTCGTCGGAGGAAGAGGAGCAAACTAACGACCAGATCAATGAGGAGGAAGACGAGGAGGAGCTCGAAGCGGTCGCTCGCTCGGCAGGCTCCGACGAAGATGAAGCTGCCGACGATTCTGATAACGATGGATCACCTGTCGAAAATGGCGAGGAAGag GATGGAAGTAACGACGGCCAAGATGATAAAACTGATATTGGGCGGCGTGAAAAGGCCAGACTAAGAGAAATGCAACAAATGAAGAAGCAGAAGATTCAGGATATGTTAGATGCACAAAATGCTGCTATTGATGCTGATATG AATAACAAGGGGAAAGGACGCTTGAAGTATCTTCTGCAACAAACTGAGATATTTGCTCATTTTGCTAAAGGCGAGCATTCTTCTTCCCAGAAGAAAACGAAGGGAAG GGGTCGCCATGCATCAAAACtaactgaagaagaagaagatgaagaatatCTTAAAGAGGAAGAAGACGGTCTATCTGGAACTGGGAACACTCGTTTACTTTCACAACCATCTT GTATCCAGGGGAAAATGAGAGATTATCAACTAGCTGGATTAAACTGGCTCATTCGGCTATATGAGAATGGCATAAATGGAATCCTTGCTGATGAGATG GGGCTGGGCAAGACATTACAAACCATCTCCTTGTTGGGCTATCTACATGAGTACCGAGGCATAACAGGTCCCCATATGGTAGTTGCTCCAAAATCTACTCTGGGAAATTGGATGAATGAAATTCGTCGATTTTGCCCTGTCTTGCGTGCTGTAAAGTTTCTTGGAAATCCTGATGAAAGG AGGGATATACGGGAAAATTTACTTGTTGCTGGGAAATTTGATGTATGTGTTACCAGTTTTGAAATGGCCATTAAGGAGAAGTCTTGCTTGCGCCGGTTTAGTTGGCGCTACATTATTATTGATGAAGCCCATCGAATTAAGAATGAGAATTCTCTCCTTTCAAAGACAATGAGGCTTTATAACACCAACTACCGTCTTCTAATCACTGGCACACCTCTTCAG AACAATCTTCATGAACTGTGGTCTCTCCTCAATTTCCTTTTGCCTGAAATATTTAGTTCAGCTGAGACTTTTGATGAATGGTTTCAAATTTCTGGGGAAAATGATCAGCAGGAGGTGGTTCAACAACTTCACAAG GTCCTTCGGCCATTTCTTCTTCGGAGGTTGAAATCAGATGTAGAGAAAGGTTTACCTCCAAAAAAGGAAACGATACTCAAAGTAGGCATGTCGCAAATGCAAAAACAGTACTATCGTGCTTTGCTGCAGAAGGATCTTGAAGTTGTTAATGCCGGTGGTGAGCGTAAACGGCTGCTTAATATAGCAATGCAGCTCCGGAAATGCTGTAATCACCCATATTTGTTTCAAGGTGCTGAACCTGGGCCTCCTTACACCACAGGGGACCATCTTATTACTAGTGCTG GTAAAATGGTTCTTTTGGACAAGTTGCTTCCTAAACTGAAAGAGCGTGATTCTAGAGTCCTAATATTTTCGcag ATGACAAGGCTGTTAGATATTCTTGAAGATTATTTAATGTTTCGTGGATACTATTATTGTCGAATTGATGGTAACACTGGTGGTGAAGATCGTGATGCATCCATTGATGCCTTCAACAAGCCTGGAAGtgaaaaatttgttttcttattatcAACCAGAGCTGGAGGTCTTGGTATTAATCTTGCTACTGCAGATGTAGTTATTCTTTATGACAGTGACTG GAATCCTCAAGTTGATCTGCAAGCACAAGATCGTGCTCACAGGATTGGTCAGAAGAAGGAAGTTCAAGTGTTCCGGTTTTGCACTGAG TATACCATTGAGGAAAAAGTGATAGAAAGGGCTTACAAGAAACTTGCCCTCGATGCTTTGGTGATTCAACAAGGACGTTTAGCGGAGCAGAAAA CTGTCAACAAGGATGAGCTACTTCAAATGGTGAGGTTTGGTGCTGAGATGGTTTTCAGTTCCAAAGATAGCACCATCACAGAAGAGGACATTGACAGAATCATTGCAAAGGGAGAAGCAGCAACAGCAGAGCTTGATgcaaagatgaagaaatttaCTGAAGATgccattaaatttaaaatggatGAAA CTGCTGAATTGTACGATTTTGATGATGAAAAG GACGAGAATAAATTTGACTTCAAGAAAATTGTCAGTGAAAATTGGATTGAACCACCTAAAAGAGAACGGAAGCGGAA TTACTCAGAATCAGAATACTTTAAGCAAACGATGCGGCAGGGTGGTccaacaaaaccaaaagagcCAAGGATACCTCGCATGCCTCAGTT GCACGATTTCCAGTTTTTCAACACACAAAGGTTGAGTGAACTCTATGAAAAAGAAGTGCGGTATCTCATG CAAACACATCAAAAGAACCAGTTGAAAGACACAATAGATGTCGAAGAGCCTGAAG AAGTGGGCGATCCCTTGACTGCTGAAGAGCTAGAGGAGAAGGAGCGACTCTTAGAGGAA GGATTTTCTTCATGGAGTCGCAGAGATTTCAATACATTTATTAGGGCTTGTGAGAAATATGGGCGAAATGATATAAAAAGTATTGCTTCtgagatggaaggaaaaacGGAAGAAGAAGTTGAGAGATATGCAAAGGTCTTTAAGGAGAGATACAAAGAGTTAAATG ATTATGATAGAATCATCAAAAACATAGAAAGAGGGGAAGCAAGAATTTCTCGTAAAGACGAAATAATGAAAGCCATTGGGAAGAAACTGGATCGCTACAAAAATCCATGGCTGGAGCTCAAGATCCAGTATGGCCAGAATAAAGGGAAGTTATATAACGAAGAATGTGATCGTTTCATG ATATGCATGGTTCACAAGCTTGGTTACGGAAACTGGGACGAACTGAAGGCAGCATTTCGAACGTCACCCTTGTTTCGATTTGATTGGTTTATCAAGTCACGAACGACACAAGAACTTGCAAGGAGGTGTGATACCCTAATCCGATTAGTGGAGAAAGAAAACCAGGAGCATGACGAAAGGGAGAGACAGGCCCGTAAAGAAAAGAAGCTCGCGAAG AGTATGACACCATCAAAACGTTCCTTAGCAAGGCAAACCGAGAGCCCAACTAATATAAAGAAGCGGAAGCAATTATCAATGGATGATTATGTAAACTCC GGAAAACGAAGGAAGTAA
- the LOC101222199 gene encoding protein RALF-like 4 has protein sequence MKLGLCLLLLVAAIAITLPVALCDWTRAYGNPDYAFWGTAEPATINDVDDSRRLLFQYGFAYKYPKNKYLGYDALRKNNSPCRHRGHSYYDCTKRRKANPYRRGCIAITGCARFTD, from the coding sequence ATGAAGCTCGGTCTCTGTCTCCTCCTACTCGTAGCTGCCATCGCCATCACTCTTCCTGTTGCCTTATGTGATTGGACTCGTGCCTATGGTAACCCCGACTACGCCTTTTGGGGCACGGCTGAACCGGCGACGATAAATGATGTTGATGACAGCAGACGACTACTTTTCCAATATGGATTTGCTTACAAATATCCAAAGAATAAGTATTTGGGTTATGATGCACTTAGGAAGAACAACTCCCCTTGCCGTCATCGTGGACACTCTTATTATGACTGTACGAAGCGCCGAAAGGCCAACCCTTATCGTCGTGGGTGCATCGCTATCACTGGTTGTGCTCGATTCACggattaa
- the LOC101221257 gene encoding uncharacterized protein LOC101221257: MEVITSFSSCKFHAKLPRFSTSFFSDHLASTTRSSFYPARFNYRRLPFKMAAPLQVSASSTIGASDEKLETSSSGFTGAHDLLIIGPGVLGRLVAQKWREEHPGCEVHGQTFTADHHEELIQLGIQPSLKGGDVGRRFPYVIFCAPPSRSPDYPGDVRLAGSSWDGEGTFLFTSSSAPYDCNDNGPCDEDSPVMPIGRSPRTDLLLKSEKIVIEFGGCVLRLAGLYKADRGAHSYWLEKGTVDVRPDHILNLIHYEDAASLSVAILKKKLRGRIFLGCDNHPFSRQEIMDLMMKSGKFSKKFQGFTGTKDPLGKRLNNSKTRAEIGWEPKYPSFGQFLETI, encoded by the exons ATGGAAGTCATTacctctttctcttcttgtAAATTCCACGCTAAACTTCCCCGTTTCTccacttctttcttctccgACCACCTCGCTTCCACCACACGCTCTAGTTTCTACCCCGCACGCTTCAATTACAGACGCTTACCCTTTAAAATGGCTGCTCCTCTTCAAGTTTCTGCATCCTCCACCATTG GTGCCTCCGACGAGAAATTGGAGACTTCCTCGTCAGGTTTCACTGGTGCACATGATTTGCTTATAATTGGACCTGGCGTTCTTGGCCGCCTAGTGGCGCAAAAGTGGCGGGAG GAACATCCGGGATGTGAAGTTCATGGGCAGACTTTTACAGCGGATCATCATGAGGAGTTGATACAATTAGGGATTCAACCCTCTTTGAAGGGAGGTGATGTGGGTCGTCGTTTTCCTTACGTCATTTTCTGTGCTCCTCCCTCCCGATCGCCGGACTATCCTGGCGATGTCAG ATTGGCTGGATCAAGTTGGGATGGAGAGGGCACCTTTCTTTTCACTTCAAGCTCTGCACCATATGATTGCAATGACAATGGACCATGTGATGAG GACAGTCCAGTCATGCCTATTGGGAGGAGCCCTAGGACAGACCTTCTCTTAAAATCAGAAAAGATAGTAATTGAGTTTGGTGGTTGTGTACTTCGATTGGCTGGACTCTACAAAGCGGATAGAGGGGCGCATTCATATTGGTTAGAGAAGGGGACAGTTGATGTTCGTCCTGATCACATCCTGAATCTTATTCATTATGAG GATGCTGCTTCCCTCTCAGTGGCtattctaaagaaaaaacttcGTGGACGGATTTTCTTAGGTTGTGATAATCATCCTTTCTCCAG GCAAGAAATCATGGACTTGATGATGAAGAGTGGGAAATTCAGTAAAAAGTTCCAAGGCTTTACTG GAACCAAGGATCCACTAGGAAAGAGATTGAACAACTCGAAAACTCGAGCAGAAATAGGCTGGGAGCCAAAGTACCCAAGTTTCGGTCAGTTCCTTGAAACCATTTAA
- the LOC101221959 gene encoding CASP-like protein 1E1, translated as MDGHRKAGFGVPDGSRSETTTKTTGRFCDLIVRFVAMILTLAAAVVIGVDKQTKMVPLQLATSLPPVHVPVTARWHYLSALVYFVVANAIACSYAAFSLVLSLLNKDKSRGFMRSAIIVMDILTVALLFSGFGAAAAVGAIGRQGNSHLNWNKICNVFGRFCGQGAASLLLSLLGAISFLSLSLLSALRLQRGFK; from the exons ATGGACGGCCACAGGAAGGCCGGATTCGGTGTACCGGATGGATCGCGATCGGAGACGACGACGAAGACGACGGGTAGGTTTTGCGATCTTATTGTGAGGTTTGTAGCGATGATTCTCACTTTGGCTGCTGCTGTGGTTATTGGCGTCGATAAACAGACGAAAATGGTACCGCTTCAACTCGCCACCTCGTTGCCGCCGGTCCACGTTCCGGTTACTGCACGGTGGCATTATTTATCTGCCTTGGt GTATTTTGTAGTGGCAAATGCAATAGCATGTTCATATGCAGCCTTCTCGCTGGTACTTTCACTATTAAACAAAGACAAAAGCAGAGGCTTCATGAGATCGGCGATAATCGTGATGGACATTCTCACGGTGGCCCTCCTGTTTTCTGGCTTCGGAGCGGCCGCTGCCGTGGGCGCCATCGGCCGGCAAGGGAATTCACATCTTAATTGGAACAAAATATGCAATGTGTTCGGAAGATTCTGTGGGCAAGGAGCTGCCtctcttctcctctctctGCTTGGAGCGATCtcgtttctctctctctctctgcttTCTGCTTTGAGGCTTCAAAGGGGATTCAAGTGa